DNA sequence from the Staphylococcus epidermidis genome:
GATCGTTCAGAGACTGTATGAGCATGATAATCAATAAAGTAGTCTCTTATTTTAGCGATATCAATATCTGTAGATAAAACATGACTAAGAATCTTGGCCGAAGTAGTGATAGCCGCATAGCGCTTAAACATACGAATACCAGTATTATTTGTTTCATCCTTCAATTTATCTTTAAACCAATGATGTAATTCAAAAACGGATCAAAAAACAAAAGGCCCTAGAAACTAGGAGCACACTTACACAAGAACAATTGATAGATAAATTAGCTAAAGGAGCCATCGATGCAGAAACGTTCAGAAAACAATCTCAATCGTTACTTCAACAATCAAAACCAACACTATCAATAAATGAGCAACAAATTCAAAGGTCTTTTGAAAATGTAATTCAACAACACTTCACGTTAAGCATGTTATACCGATATATTGATGAAATTCATATTTCTAAAAACAAAAGCCTTGTGGGAATCTATTTCAAAAATGAACCGCTAAACATTGTAAACCAAGCTACGCAATCATCGATTGCTTAATTAATGAAAGGATGAAAAATATGAAAGAAATGAAAAGAAAATCTGTAGGATGTTATGTTAGAGTTTCAACAATTTCTCAAGACATTGATAAATTTAGTATTAATGGTCAAATTACACAAATAAAGGAATATTGCCAACAGGGAAATTATGAATTGCTATACTGATAATTAAAAGTACCCCCGATCGAACGAAAATATCTTTTTGATGACTATTAGTGATAATTGTAATTTTATCCATTAATAGATGAATGGATTGGAATAATACTAAGCCTATTGCTATTCCACCGAGTAAAATTACCCACCCGCCTAATTCAATACTTTCCGGAATCATTTCAAAAAATAATAAGCCAATTATAAGGCCTGCACATAATGAATAAATAAAGCCATGACCACTTTGAAAACCTTCCATTATCCAAGCGAGTCCACCGCCAACACCAATTCCAAGTGCGGAAGCTAACGCCCGATCATCCATACTGCACTCATCCCACTATTCTTAAAAAGGCTTTGTTTATTTTACTCTAAAAAATCAAAACAAAATATATGAATTCATATTAAATATTATTTGACTCTTTATTCAGATGGTTATATCATATATATGAACATATATTAATACATGTAGATAAATAGTGATTATTATATATAAGGTTTTGAATTGAAACCTAAAGTGAGGGAAGGATAATGGAAGAAAAAAAGGAATTAGAGGAAGTAAATAATAAGGACTTAGATGATGAAACATTATTTGTCGTATCGCAAACATTTAAAGCGTTAGGTGATCCTACGAGAATCCGGATTCTCCATTTGCTCTTTTATAAGGAGTATTCGGTAAACGGTATTGCTGAAACGCTACATCTTAGACAATCAACAGTTTCCCATCAATTGCGGTTCTTGAAAAATTTACGGTTAGTAAAATTCCGAAGGGAAGGCACAACATTGTTTTATTCCCATGATGATGAACATACTATGAATATGCTAAAACAGGCGATCGATCACGCCTGTCATCACTAGTATTCCGTAAACCAGTAATGAGTGTTAATAATAATTCACGTCATTAATATTGTTATATGATCATATAAAAATATTATAGGCATATGAAAAGGGGGTTTTGCAATGGATATGGAAAACAAAAAAACAGAATGGAAAGCGTTGTATGATATCTCGAAGGAAAGTGAGATGGGTGTAGCAGAGAGGGTTAGTGAATACGGTTGATAAATTCATAGGATGTATTATTGGATACAAAAAGTTTGGATGTGGTCAATTAACGTCCTGGTTTAGTAAAGCTTACTGCGAATATATTGGAACCCGATATATCATATTTATTTAGAAAGGTGATAGAAATGAAAAATATTCAAGAGCAACAAGCACACGAAAGTCATAGCCACGATCATAGTCATGATCATGATCACGGAAAAATGCCAATTATTTCATATTTTATTGGCTTAGTGTTGGCTATAATTGGGCTTTTTTTAAGTGATGCAAATTTATTAATACAAAACATCTTATTTTCAATTGCCACAATCACAGCCGGCTACCATGTAATTATTCTCGAAGGAATTGGAGAGACAGTTGAAAATACTAAATTAAAGGGAAAATTCACTCCTAATTCTCATATTCTAATGGGATTAGCTGCAATCGGGGCTTCTCTGATAGGGAGTTTTTGGGAAGGAACCCTTTTGATACTTATTTTTTCCGGCGCTCATTTTCTTGAAGATTACGCTGAAGGAAAAAGTAAAAGAGAAATTACTAAGCTACTCGAAATGAACCCAACGACAGCTAAATTAATCCTACCTGATGGAAACACAAAAATTGTTGATGTCAGTGAATTAAAAGTTGGAGATCAACTCCAAGTGCTGAACGGTGATCAAGTTCCAATTGATGGGATTATTTTATCCGGTACTACCTCAATTGATGAATCTTCTATTAATGGAGAAAGTATACCGAAAGAGAAGTCTAAGGGTGACGAAGTTTTTGGAAGTACGATTAATGGAACAGGTACTTTTACTATGGAAGTCACTAAGGAAAACAAGGATACTGTATTCTCTAAAATTTTACAATTAGTTAGTCAAAACCAAGATAATCAAACAAAAGCTGCCAGTATCATTCAAAAATTCGAGCCTAAATATGTTAATATAGTTTTAATCGCAATACCATTAGTAATGTTACTTGCTCCTTTTCTATTTGATTGGACATGGTCGCAAAGTGTATACAGGGGATTAGTGCTTTTAGTCGCAGCTTCACCGTGTGCTTTGGCAGCAGCTACTGTATCTGTAACATTGTCTACAACATCTAACCTAGCTAAAAAAGGCGTGCTTTCAAAAGGAAGTACTTACCTATCACAATTAGCGGATATAGATGCAATTGCCTTCGATAAAACAGGAACCCTTACGAACGGAGAACCTAAAGTAACAAATTACTATTTCACTCATTCTGTGAACGAAGAAAATATTATTGATATTATAGTCGCCCTTGAAAAGGAATCCAATCACCCACTCGCTAATGCTATTTTAGAAAAATTTGAAGTTAAAAATAAAATAGACATCGAAGTTACTAATCAAATTGGAAAAGGTCTGACAGGAGATTATAATGGAAAAAATTATCGTATTGGTAAGCCTACTTCTTTTGAAAGTGCTTCTGAAGAGTATACCCAGTTCAATCATGATTGGGCATCAGAAGGAAAGACGGTTGTATACGTAGCAGAAAATGAAGAAGTTATTGGGATTATAGCTCTAATGGATATTCCGAATGAGCATGCTAAAGAAACAATTAATTACTTTAAGAAACTTGGTATCCACACGACTTTAATTACTGGTGATTCGGAAATGACGGGAAAAGCTGTAGGCGAACAATTGGGAATAGACGAAGTTATCGCTAATGTAATGCCTGAAGATAAATCCAGAATTATAGAAGAACAAAAAGAAAAATTTGGAGTTACTGCCATGGTTGGAGATGGTGTGAACGATGCACCGGCCCTTGTTAATGCTGATGTTGGTATAGCTATGGGGGGCGGTACTGATGTGGCAGTAGAAGTATCTGATTTGGTTTTAATGCAGAACAATTTATCTAAATTAGTACAGTCTCATAAAATTTCCTCAAATATGGGTCGTGTTATTAGGCAAAATATTATTTTTTCAATGGCAGTTGTTGCCTTTTTAGTTGTCGTTAGTTTGTTAGGATTAACTGATATTACAATCAGTGTAATTGTTCATGAAGGAAGTACTTTAGTTGTTATACTAAATGGACTTCGATTATTAAGATCTAAATAATGAACGAATCGATTGACATGAATGAACTTTGAAGTGTGGATTCTACAATGTTCCCATAACATTGGACACTAAAAAACAGAGCAATCTAATAAAGATGTTATGAGTAAAAACAATGCCTTGCATACCGTTTTTATCATACGGGCGGTCAAATAAGCAATTAAAGAGCATGGGAAGCATAAAATCATAAACAGTGACTTAAGGCAGCCAGTTTACATTCAAAAGTTAAATTGACTGTATTAAAAGTTTCGAAACGATTAATATCCGTATGGGGGCAAGCGTCGAGCCAAAGATAATGCCAGGACAGAGCGTCTTTTTCCGTTCTTTTAAGTGGGAAAGGTTTTACCTTCTCTATGCCAAGACAGTCCCAGAGCTAAAAGGGCCAGTTGCTCTTTTTGGGCGTTTGTGAACGGTAATCGCAGGAAGGGGATTTTCCCAACCGCACCTGGTTTTCCATCACAATAAAGTTGGCGGCATTTGTTCTGATATTCTTGGGAATACTTACACTATGAATGGCCGTATTAAGTGATACAGGAGCTGCTATTATTGTAATACTGAATGCTCTCCGCCTTTTGAGGGTAAAAGAATAAAAGTAAGGATAACTAGGTAAAGCTGTTCAATCAAAAATTGAACAGCTTATTTTTCATCAAAATCAAAAACGTTTATTATAATACCTACACTTGTTCTGTTAAATGTACCGATTTTTTAACCTTATTGTATCAGTAATATCTTGAAACGAAGTAAGCGACTAAAATTTCTCTTTTATCATACGTTTATAAAAATACACTTTTAAGAACGGTTTGAAAATTTTTGAAATAGATCAAAATAATCTTCTGGTTAAAAAACCTGTAGATATGATTTCTCTCTTAAATTTTTGTTTGATTAGATTAGACCCTAATAAGACGCATTCAATATGTCTACACGTGAATTTAGTCTTTGAAAATGTAAGGACCATTATTATTATAAAAACCCCAGTATAAAACGATACGCTGAAGCGTACCACAAATAAAACTAAAAAAATGAATATTATAATGATATATTAACAATTAAAAGTTTGAACTTTTTTGGCAATGATGTTAAGGCAAAAATGTATTGAAGAAAGTTAAGAGTTTGGGACATAAAGTTCTAGGATAAGTGAAAAAAGACAATTTCTATTGAAGTAATATAAAAATTGTCTTTTTTATAATTTTTTTGATTATTTTCAGATCGTTGAGCTGTTACATTTCTTATATTAAGTGCCATCAGCACAAATTCTAGTTCTCTTTTGTCTTTTTTATTCCTCGAACGGACATTCGAGTGAAATCCAAAATGGCCTTAATAAATCCAAAAAACAGGCTCCACATCAACTTTTTTTGACTGTAGATGGTTTTTGTTTTTGATTTGAAGTTTATACTTTATACATTGGTGTTTCAGAGGACATTCTGAACAATCATCACATTCATATAATTTAAAGTCTCGTTTAAAAACTATATTTATCATGGCTATAGGCATATCTTTTAAATCCTAGTCTTTTATTATTCGGACAAGTGAATTCATCGTTAATTTCGTCATAATCCCCATTTTGAGTATTAAGAAATGTCACTTTTATATTTTTTAGTTTTATCTTTTATAAACATTTCATAAGTTATGAGTGGCATTCGATTAAAATGATAGAATGCTTTAGAGTCTTTATTCATCCTTGACTCAGGTTTTGAATACTATTTTTCCATACAAATGTATATCGATTGGCATTTGCCTCAACTTTCGTATCAT
Encoded proteins:
- a CDS encoding ArsR/SmtB family transcription factor; translated protein: MEEKKELEEVNNKDLDDETLFVVSQTFKALGDPTRIRILHLLFYKEYSVNGIAETLHLRQSTVSHQLRFLKNLRLVKFRREGTTLFYSHDDEHTMNMLKQAIDHACHH
- a CDS encoding heavy metal translocating P-type ATPase, translating into MKNIQEQQAHESHSHDHSHDHDHGKMPIISYFIGLVLAIIGLFLSDANLLIQNILFSIATITAGYHVIILEGIGETVENTKLKGKFTPNSHILMGLAAIGASLIGSFWEGTLLILIFSGAHFLEDYAEGKSKREITKLLEMNPTTAKLILPDGNTKIVDVSELKVGDQLQVLNGDQVPIDGIILSGTTSIDESSINGESIPKEKSKGDEVFGSTINGTGTFTMEVTKENKDTVFSKILQLVSQNQDNQTKAASIIQKFEPKYVNIVLIAIPLVMLLAPFLFDWTWSQSVYRGLVLLVAASPCALAAATVSVTLSTTSNLAKKGVLSKGSTYLSQLADIDAIAFDKTGTLTNGEPKVTNYYFTHSVNEENIIDIIVALEKESNHPLANAILEKFEVKNKIDIEVTNQIGKGLTGDYNGKNYRIGKPTSFESASEEYTQFNHDWASEGKTVVYVAENEEVIGIIALMDIPNEHAKETINYFKKLGIHTTLITGDSEMTGKAVGEQLGIDEVIANVMPEDKSRIIEEQKEKFGVTAMVGDGVNDAPALVNADVGIAMGGGTDVAVEVSDLVLMQNNLSKLVQSHKISSNMGRVIRQNIIFSMAVVAFLVVVSLLGLTDITISVIVHEGSTLVVILNGLRLLRSK